From the genome of Desulfovibrio sp.:
TTCGTCGTCTCCCCGAAAAAGACAATCACTCCGAGAACCACAACCCAGCGCGAATACCTCGGGGCCATCCGGGCCGGGGACATGGTCTTCGGAATCGGGCCCGCCGGAACCGGCAAGACGTATCTGGCCGTGGCCATGGCCGTGGCGGACCTTCTGGCCAGGCGGGTCAAGCGTCTGATACTCACCCGCCCGGCTGTCGAAGCCGGTGAGAAGCTCGGCTTTCTCCCAGGCGACCTCATGGAGAAGGTGAACCCCTATCTGCGCCCGCTCTACGATGCCCTGCACGACATGCTGGACTTCCAGCGGGTGAACGAGATGCTCGCGGAAGGCGTGATCGAGGTGGCCCCCCTGGCGTTCATGCGCGGGCGAACCTTGAACGATGCCTTCATCATTTTGGACGAGGCCCAGAACACGACGCCGGAACAGATGAAGATGTTCTTGACGCGGCTTGGGTTCGGGTCCAAAGCGGTTGTGACCGGCGACGTGACCCAGGTCGACCTGCCCCGTGGAGCGCCATCGGGCCTTGTCGAGGCCCGCAATATCCTTACCGGCGTGCAGGGCCTGGATTTTGTGTATTTTACCGAGGAGGACGTTATCCGCCATCCCCTGGTGGGGCGGATCGTGCAAGCCTATGAGCGGCATACTCAGCCGTCTGAAAAGAAATAACCAGCCTCCCAAACCGGCAGCTCCGTGCCAGCCGGGACAGGCCTGCCAGCCCCTTACCTGGGGACTGGGAGTTCTTCTTCTTGTAATCTTCGGGGCGAGCGTTCTCTCCGCAGTGCGCTTTGAATCCCCGGTGAAGGTCTTTCTGGCTGGCGAGATTGCAACCCAGGCGGTCACCGCGGACCAGAACCTGCGCTACGAAGACCGCGAGGCCACCATACGAAAACGCGAGCAGGTGGCGGACAACCAGCCCCCCGTGTTCGATTTGAGCCCCGCCCCGTACGAATCGATCAGAAAACACGTCACCGACATTCTCTCCCAGACCAGAAAACAAGACGAGGACTTAGAAAAGCTCCGCGCCGCCATTTCGGAAGATCTGAACGCCGAAATCAGCAGGGAGACCGTGTCGCTCTGGCGTTCGCCTGAGTTCCAGGACCTCATGCACCTGCAAATCCTGCCATGGCTCAAGGAGACATACGCCAAAGGCGTGGCCTCGCATCCGGGCGTGTTCTTGTCCTACAAGCAGGGAATCCTTCTTCGCGAGCTCCCTTCAGGGATGGAGACCCTCTATCTGGACGGGCCGGGCATGGTGGACCTGGAAAGGCTCAAGGACGAGCTGGACCAGCTGCTCCGCAAGGACATCAAGAAGACCATCAAGGTCCGCAAGGCGGTTTTCGCTCTGGTGGGTCCGTTCCTGCAACCCAACCTGGTTTTCAACCAGGAGACCACCCAGGCCCGCAAGCACGAAATCGTCGTGGCTATGGAGCCGGTCTATTCCAATATCTACAAGGGCGAAGTGGTGGTCCGCCAGGGCGAGCGGGTCACCCCCGAGCAGCAGACCAAGCTCCAGACGTTGTACGCCCACAGAACCAGCTCCATAAGGCCCTTCGCGGTGCCGGGAACGTTTCTTCTGGCCTGCCTGTTCTTCGTGCTGCTCCATCTTTCCCAGGGCAAGAAGTCCGGCATCCGCGCAGTGAGCAACCGCGACTGGCTGGCCCTGGCCCTGACCACGGCGTTTCTGGTGCTCTTGGCCAAGTTCGTGGAACTGGCCCGGCTCTCGGATGCCCATGTCCCGGCCTTCTTGCGGACCAGCCAGGTGGCCTTCGGCCTGCCCATCGCCGGGGCCGCCGGCGTGCTGGCCATGTTTTTATCCCCGACATTGTGTTCATTCGCCGTCCTGCTCATTTCATATCTGGTTACCAACGAGGTGGGCGGCAACCTCTATCTGTTCAGCTACTACCTGTTGGGCGGGTTCGTTTACGCGAACATCATACGCAACTGCGAAACCCGCCACGACGTGCTGCGTTCCGTACTGCCCCTTGCCGCTCTGTGCGTGGTGTCCTGGTTCGGCATCGTGCTGGTTCAGGAAGGGGGCGGGGGCGAGCTCTATTGGGCCGGCTTTGTCCATGCCGCGTTCAACGCGGTGTTCTCGCTGCTCCTGGTGCTGGGGCTAAGCCCCATCCTGGAGATGGTTTTCGGCTACACATCGCGCTTTAAGATGATGGAGCTCATGAGCCTGGAGCAGCCCCTTCTGCAGGATCTCATGGTCACCGCGCCGGGCACCTATCATCACTCCATAATAGTGGCCAACATGGTGGAAGCGGCGGCCCGGGCCATCGGGGCCAACGCGCTTCTGGCCAAGGTGGCGGCCCTGTACCACGACATCGGCAAGCTCAAGAACCCGCAGTATTTCATAGAGAACCAGTACGGACGGGAAAACAAGCACGACAAGCTCTCGCCCTCCATGAGCGCGCTCATCCTCATCTCCCACGCCAAGAAGGGCGTGGAGCTGGCCCGCGAACACAAGCTGGGCGACGAGATCGCCGAGCTTATCGGCCAGCACCACGGCATGACGCTCATCACCTACTTCTACCACAAGGCCCAGGAACAGGCCGAGGCCAAGGGGGAGGAGCCGGTCCGCGAGGACGAATTCCGCTACCCCGGCCCCAAGCCGCAGACCAAGGAAGCGGGCATCATCATGCTGGCGGACGCCATCGAGGCCTCCAGCCGCACCTTGGTCGATCCCACGCCCAGCCGCATCAAGGGCCACATCCAGGCCATCATGCGCAAGCTCTACAACGAAGGGGAGCTGGACGGGTCCGAACTGACGCTGCGCGACCTTACCCAGGCCTCGGACACCTTCCACAGGATTCTCACCGGCATTTTCCACCACCGCATCGAATATCCCGGCGGCGACAGGGGCAAGGACAAGCCCAAGGAGAACGGCGAGAAGACCAAGGAATTAAGCGTCAAGCCCAAGGAACTCTCCGACAAGACCAAGGACAACATAGAGAAGCCCAAGGAATCCGGGGAAAAAGCCAAGGGGAACGGAGCAAAGGCCGGGAGGGCTGAGAAAGCAGCCTAGCCAGCCTAGCAGCCTGCCCAAAAAATTCCCGCTGGCGGCGTTGCAGCGCAAAAGTCAAACCTTCGCGTATGTCAAACACGCTCAATCGAATCGGCGTGGCGTTCACCACGCAAAGCAAAATGGGATTCCAAAGGGACTTGTCCCTTTGGCCGCCGGAGGCTCCCGCACCCCTATGCCTTCCTCCATCTGGATCGAACCGGGCGCTCGCCTAAACCCCACGCTGCCGCTTTCCCGCAGCGAGCTCAAGCCCCTTGTGGCCAGGCTTCTTGACGTTCTCGGCCTTCACAGTGCCGCCGTGGAGATCCGGCTCGTGGACGACGCTGAGATCGCCCGGCTGAACAGCGAATTTCTGGGCATGCCCGGCCCCACCAATGTTCTCTCCTTCCCCTCCGAAGGCCCGCAACGCCCCGGCTATCTCGGCGAAATAGCCCTTTCCGTGGACACGCTCACCCGCGAAGCCGCGCTCTACGGCCAGGAACCCACGGAGCATCTCATCCGGCTGCTCGCCCACGGGCTTCTGCACCTGGCCGGGTTCGACCACGGCGACGCCATGGAAGAGATGACGGCCCACGCCGTGTCCGCAGTTCT
Proteins encoded in this window:
- a CDS encoding PhoH family protein, with amino-acid sequence MAKNSSLERKLEFDDAGLARDLFGPHNANLSFVTEKTGVRADSRGSVLTLRGESPEVLEQVSEVMVKLYGMLKKGIPVYPRDIEPALAQLAKNPGSGLGKLFEEQSFVVSPKKTITPRTTTQREYLGAIRAGDMVFGIGPAGTGKTYLAVAMAVADLLARRVKRLILTRPAVEAGEKLGFLPGDLMEKVNPYLRPLYDALHDMLDFQRVNEMLAEGVIEVAPLAFMRGRTLNDAFIILDEAQNTTPEQMKMFLTRLGFGSKAVVTGDVTQVDLPRGAPSGLVEARNILTGVQGLDFVYFTEEDVIRHPLVGRIVQAYERHTQPSEKK
- a CDS encoding HDIG domain-containing protein, coding for MSGILSRLKRNNQPPKPAAPCQPGQACQPLTWGLGVLLLVIFGASVLSAVRFESPVKVFLAGEIATQAVTADQNLRYEDREATIRKREQVADNQPPVFDLSPAPYESIRKHVTDILSQTRKQDEDLEKLRAAISEDLNAEISRETVSLWRSPEFQDLMHLQILPWLKETYAKGVASHPGVFLSYKQGILLRELPSGMETLYLDGPGMVDLERLKDELDQLLRKDIKKTIKVRKAVFALVGPFLQPNLVFNQETTQARKHEIVVAMEPVYSNIYKGEVVVRQGERVTPEQQTKLQTLYAHRTSSIRPFAVPGTFLLACLFFVLLHLSQGKKSGIRAVSNRDWLALALTTAFLVLLAKFVELARLSDAHVPAFLRTSQVAFGLPIAGAAGVLAMFLSPTLCSFAVLLISYLVTNEVGGNLYLFSYYLLGGFVYANIIRNCETRHDVLRSVLPLAALCVVSWFGIVLVQEGGGGELYWAGFVHAAFNAVFSLLLVLGLSPILEMVFGYTSRFKMMELMSLEQPLLQDLMVTAPGTYHHSIIVANMVEAAARAIGANALLAKVAALYHDIGKLKNPQYFIENQYGRENKHDKLSPSMSALILISHAKKGVELAREHKLGDEIAELIGQHHGMTLITYFYHKAQEQAEAKGEEPVREDEFRYPGPKPQTKEAGIIMLADAIEASSRTLVDPTPSRIKGHIQAIMRKLYNEGELDGSELTLRDLTQASDTFHRILTGIFHHRIEYPGGDRGKDKPKENGEKTKELSVKPKELSDKTKDNIEKPKESGEKAKGNGAKAGRAEKAA
- the ybeY gene encoding rRNA maturation RNase YbeY, giving the protein MPSSIWIEPGARLNPTLPLSRSELKPLVARLLDVLGLHSAAVEIRLVDDAEIARLNSEFLGMPGPTNVLSFPSEGPQRPGYLGEIALSVDTLTREAALYGQEPTEHLIRLLAHGLLHLAGFDHGDAMEEMTAHAVSAVL